Below is a genomic region from Anaerolineae bacterium.
GCAGGCGCTTCCGTAGCCGCGGGCGCCTCGGTGACTTCCCCCTTCGGCGCCGGGGTCGGCGTGGCCTTGGCGCAGGCGCTCAGCGCCAGCGCGGCCACCAACACAGCGGCAACCACAAACAACACACGAATCTTGCGCATCTTCTCCTCCTTTGAGGACCAACGAAAGAGTTTTTCGCCTATCTAGGCCTTTCTATCTTACTCGAAAACGGTAGGGATGACAAGTAAATCGTGAACACCCTCACGCAAGCGCCCGCCAGGCAGAATGGGGTATAATTCTCCCGTCCAAGTGTTCATTTCCTGGCCATGGAGGTATTTCATGAGCATTCGACCGATTGTGACCGTGCCCCATCCGGTGCTGCGCCGCAAGGCGCGGCCCGTTAAGGACTTTGGCCCCGAACTCCAACAACTGATTGACGACATGATCGAGACCATGCACGCCGCCCCCGGTGTGGGGCTGGCTGCCCCGCAGGTCAATGTGCCGCTGCGGGTGATCGTCGTAGAGTTTGGCGACGAGGAAGACGAAAGCGTCCCGCCGCGCCTGTGGGCTATGGTCAACCCCGAGATCGTCCGCCAGTCCCGCGAAACGGAAATCGGTACCGAGGGGTGCCTCTCCATTCCGGGGATTCTGGGCGATGTGGAGCGTCCCGTCGCCATTACCGTTCGCGGGCAAAATCGCCACGGCCAGCCCGTCAAATACAAACTGCGCGGCTGGGTGGCGCGGATCTTTCAACACGAAATCGACCATCTCAACGGCGTGCTCTTTACCGATCGTGCCGTGAAAGTGTGGCGGGTCCCCCAAGGGGAAACTGTCCCCGATTTGGTGTGAGGCCTCACAGTCGCCCACCCCGCCCCATGCCACGGGAGGACTTCCCGTGGCATTCGCTTGCCGGTGATGGTCATGACAAGGAACACGAGACCACTTTCGGCCCCATGCGCTGCCCGTTCGCTTAGCCCCCGACGATGCGTTTAACCCGACTTTCCCTGTCCTCTTTTCGCAACTTCGCCCGGCTGGAAGCCGAGGTGCCGCCCGGGGCCATCATCGTGGTCGGCCCAAACGCGCAGGGCAAAACCAGCATCCTGGAAGCCCTTTTCTTTCTGGCCACCTTTACCTCTTACCAGAGCGCCAGCGACCGCGAATTGATTCACTTTGCCGCCGCCCAGGGGTCGCTGGCCGTGGCCCGCATTGTGGGGGAATTCGTGCGCGAAGGCCGCCGGCACACCTTGGAAGTGCGCATCATCCGCGAGGCCAACGGCTTCAACGGGGGACGCA
It encodes:
- the def gene encoding peptide deformylase → MSIRPIVTVPHPVLRRKARPVKDFGPELQQLIDDMIETMHAAPGVGLAAPQVNVPLRVIVVEFGDEEDESVPPRLWAMVNPEIVRQSRETEIGTEGCLSIPGILGDVERPVAITVRGQNRHGQPVKYKLRGWVARIFQHEIDHLNGVLFTDRAVKVWRVPQGETVPDLV